A single Thermosynechococcus vestitus BP-1 DNA region contains:
- a CDS encoding alpha/beta fold hydrolase, producing the protein MFDCLRSRTLTTAMGEVAYVTNDVSTANHARPPLFFWHGFGGGSSRYEWSAVYPAFAAEYSLFALDLPGWGASEHRDQPYTVAAYGDHLLECLGQLTAEPAVVITSSLTAAFAIQGAIAHPQRFRGLILTCPTGLSDFGQDYRQTPLAQIARQPYVDIAFYRLGVANPLSVQSFMAHQQFARPSRISPEMVATYTQVAQSPGAELAALAFVRGDLCCDLSRFLPHLTVPTYIVWGEQAKLPPLSVGQRLAQLNREAIRAFDVIPGVGLTPQLECPAVMIGFIDRYLSQLR; encoded by the coding sequence ATGTTTGATTGCCTGCGATCGCGCACCCTCACAACGGCGATGGGTGAGGTAGCCTACGTAACGAATGATGTCAGCACGGCGAACCATGCCCGGCCGCCCCTATTTTTTTGGCATGGCTTTGGCGGTGGCTCGAGCCGCTATGAGTGGTCGGCGGTTTATCCCGCCTTTGCAGCCGAGTATTCCCTTTTTGCTTTGGATTTGCCCGGTTGGGGAGCTTCTGAGCATCGCGATCAACCCTATACGGTGGCGGCCTATGGGGATCACTTGCTGGAGTGCCTTGGCCAATTGACGGCAGAACCAGCGGTGGTGATCACGTCTTCACTGACGGCAGCCTTTGCCATCCAGGGGGCGATCGCCCATCCCCAACGCTTCCGTGGCCTCATTCTCACCTGCCCCACGGGTTTGAGTGATTTTGGTCAAGATTACCGCCAAACTCCCCTTGCCCAGATTGCCCGCCAGCCCTATGTGGATATAGCCTTTTATCGCCTTGGTGTCGCCAATCCCCTGAGTGTGCAATCCTTTATGGCTCATCAACAGTTTGCCCGACCTAGCCGCATCAGCCCCGAAATGGTTGCCACCTATACCCAAGTGGCACAGTCGCCGGGGGCAGAATTGGCGGCACTGGCTTTTGTGAGGGGTGATCTCTGCTGCGACCTCAGTCGCTTCTTGCCCCATTTGACGGTACCGACCTATATCGTTTGGGGAGAGCAGGCAAAACTTCCGCCTCTGAGTGTCGGTCAACGCTTGGCCCAGTTAAACCGGGAGGCGATTCGTGCCTTTGATGTGATTCCAGGGGTGGGCCTAACGCCCCAGCTGGAGTGCCCGGCGGTGATGATTGGCTTCATCGATCGCTATCTGAGCCAATTGAGGTAA